The genomic interval TCCCAGGCGGTGTTTGAGCCTGACGTGTTCATCCGCTTCATGCAAAGGCTACGGCATCTGAACGCGCCCGTCCTCGCGGGGGTCATACTTCTGAAGTCGGCGGCCATGGCCCGGCACATGAACGAGCATGTTCCCGGCATCCGCATCACGGAGGCCGTTATCGAGGAGATGGACCGGGCAACGGACAGGGTGGCTGCATCCGTGGCCATCGCGGCGCGGACCATCGCCGCCATCCGGCCCTACTGCCGGGGCGTGCACATCATGGCGATCGGGTGGGAGCGGTATATTCCCACGGTGCTGGAGAAAGCGGGGCTGGCGTCCAGTGGCTCCTCCGCTACCGTCCGCGGCTTCTAGGCCGCCGCCCGCGGACGGCGGCCCGCGCGGCGCGCAAGCGGCTATGCTATACTACCCGCGACACTCATCACTTCTCCTATGCACCACGTTGGCGTAGATATCATCGAAATCCCGCGCATCCGGCAGGCGCTCGACCGCTGGGGCGAGCGGTTCCTGCGCCGCATCTACACGCCCGGAGAGGCCGCCTACTGCCGCAACCGGGCGCCCCAACTGGCGGCCCGCTTCGCCGCCAAGGAGGCGGTCATGAAGGCCCTGGGCACGGGAATACGCGGCGTCGGCTGGAGGGAGATCGAGGTCGTCCGCGAGCGCGGACAGGCGCCCTCCATTCGACTGCATGGCCGCGCCCAGAAGCGGGCCTCTGACCTCAAACTCACCGGGCTGGCCATCAGCATCTCACACTCCCGCGACTACGCCGTGGTCATGGTTGTGGGGGAGACAGCGCCATGAAAATCGTCACCGCCGACCAGATGCGCGACCTGGAGCGCCGCTCCGCCGAGCATAACGTGACGATGGAGACGCTCATGGAGAACGCCGGCCTGGCGGTGGCGCAGCAGGTCCAGGAGATTGTGTCCCAGCTCCACGGATATCCCATCCTGGTGCTGGTCGGCCCCGGCAACAACGGCGG from Dehalococcoidia bacterium carries:
- the acpS gene encoding holo-ACP synthase, producing the protein MHHVGVDIIEIPRIRQALDRWGERFLRRIYTPGEAAYCRNRAPQLAARFAAKEAVMKALGTGIRGVGWREIEVVRERGQAPSIRLHGRAQKRASDLKLTGLAISISHSRDYAVVMVVGETAP